In the Pseudanabaena sp. PCC 7367 genome, one interval contains:
- a CDS encoding ribbon-helix-helix protein, CopG family, translated as MSDMSESNPLSHQDFKDLAVKIDAQAYARLLELADRSAQSKSELVKQALNLLFAQFEQAKQDASANLIEQGDRPTAANPNNFANLKSLAELNAQLDQHSQQIAQLQAEISNLKQQLASSEQRKNIVKNKAIDPPPLNPLTTDKNPISKSPAPTDDQPVDFNLSKQAKANGDRNGKVSQPIESDVPTIPSVRKLEIGDLVQVRDQQSPYYLQILPITKVGLIRASVTGELGESSILKRDLRYVRSPSELE; from the coding sequence ATGTCTGATATGTCTGAGTCAAATCCCCTGTCGCACCAAGACTTTAAAGACTTAGCTGTAAAGATTGATGCCCAGGCCTATGCCAGGTTACTCGAACTTGCCGATCGCTCCGCACAAAGCAAGTCTGAGCTAGTTAAGCAGGCTTTGAATTTATTATTTGCACAATTTGAGCAGGCTAAGCAGGATGCATCGGCTAATTTAATTGAACAGGGCGATCGACCCACCGCTGCTAATCCTAATAACTTTGCTAATTTAAAAAGTCTGGCGGAGCTAAATGCGCAACTGGATCAACATAGCCAGCAAATAGCTCAACTTCAAGCTGAAATCAGCAATTTAAAGCAGCAATTAGCCAGTTCGGAGCAGAGAAAGAACATCGTAAAGAATAAAGCGATCGATCCACCGCCACTTAATCCCCTCACCACCGACAAAAATCCAATTAGCAAAAGTCCAGCGCCAACAGATGATCAGCCAGTAGATTTCAATCTTAGTAAGCAGGCCAAGGCTAATGGCGATCGCAATGGCAAGGTGAGCCAACCGATCGAAAGTGATGTACCAACCATCCCCTCGGTGCGCAAATTGGAGATTGGCGACCTGGTTCAGGTGCGCGATCAACAAAGCCCCTACTATTTGCAAATTCTGCCGATCACCAAAGTGGGACTAATTCGCGCCAGTGTGACTGGGGAGCTAGGCGAGAGCAGTATATTGAAGCGGGATCTACGCTATGTGCGATCGCCCAGTGAGCTTGAGTAG
- a CDS encoding GUN4 domain-containing protein: MSDMRSPSLDATAATSNDAAIDPPNSSISEAQANQRAILALIEQLGAPKETTQAKAISELAGFGEAAIAPLIDFLLRRRNASITPNYLDGKAYQLLLGSSSPQAIEAIATHFPKGVVTCDPAVSLDLELLQNLLARQDYQAADKLTSQKMCVAAGNGASERGWLYFTDVDQIAPVDLAAIDQLWLVYSENKFGFSMQRKLWLGLNKNWDKLWQKIGWKSDGKFTRYPDGFSWDISAPKGHLPLSNQIRGNKTIKAIFSHRLWQD; encoded by the coding sequence ATGAGTGATATGCGATCGCCAAGTCTTGACGCTACAGCTGCTACTAGCAATGATGCTGCAATTGATCCCCCCAACTCCTCAATTAGCGAAGCCCAAGCCAACCAAAGGGCAATTTTGGCATTAATAGAGCAACTTGGTGCCCCCAAAGAAACTACCCAGGCAAAAGCAATCTCTGAGTTAGCTGGTTTTGGCGAGGCGGCGATCGCCCCTTTAATTGATTTTTTGTTGCGGCGGCGTAACGCTAGCATTACCCCCAATTATCTAGATGGCAAAGCCTATCAATTGTTGTTGGGTTCAAGTTCGCCCCAGGCGATCGAGGCGATCGCTACTCATTTCCCTAAGGGCGTGGTTACCTGTGATCCAGCCGTGAGCCTGGATTTAGAACTGCTGCAAAATCTGCTCGCTCGCCAGGATTATCAGGCCGCGGATAAATTAACTTCTCAAAAAATGTGCGTGGCGGCTGGGAATGGAGCTTCCGAACGTGGTTGGCTCTATTTTACCGATGTCGATCAAATTGCGCCGGTGGATTTGGCCGCGATCGATCAGCTCTGGTTGGTCTATTCGGAAAACAAATTTGGTTTTAGTATGCAGCGTAAGCTCTGGCTAGGTTTGAACAAAAACTGGGACAAGCTGTGGCAAAAAATCGGCTGGAAAAGTGATGGTAAGTTTACTCGCTATCCGGATGGGTTTAGCTGGGATATATCCGCCCCCAAGGGTCATTTACCCCTGTCAAATCAAATTCGCGGTAATAAAACGATCAAGGCGATCTTTTCCCATCGACTCTGGCAGGATTAA